The following proteins are encoded in a genomic region of Phalacrocorax carbo chromosome 2, bPhaCar2.1, whole genome shotgun sequence:
- the LOC135312236 gene encoding feather keratin 1-like, which translates to MACYDLCRPCGPTPLANSCNEPCVRQCEDSRVVIQPSTVMVTLPGPILSSFPQNTAVGSSSSAAVGNILGSQGVPVSSGRFGYGYGYGFGGLGCYGGIRGCYPC; encoded by the coding sequence ATGGCCTGCTACGACCTCTGCCGCCCCTGCGGACCCACCCCGCTGGctaacagctgcaacgagccctgtgtcaggcagtgcgagGACTCCCGCGTCGTCATCCAGCCCTCCACCGTGATggtcaccctgccaggacccatcctcagctccttcccacagaacaccgCCGTCGGATCCTCCTCTTCGGCTGCTGTGGGCAACATCCTcggctcccagggagtgccCGTCTCCTCCGGCCGCTTCGGCTACGGCTACGGCTATGGAtttggaggcctgggctgctacGGTGGCATAAGGGGCTGCTacccctgctaa
- the LOC135312237 gene encoding feather keratin 1-like has product MACYDLCRPCGPTPLANSCNEPCVRQCEDSRVVIQPPAVLVTLPGPILSSFPQSTAVGSSSSAAVGNILGSQGVPVSSGRFGYGYGFGGLGCYGGGRGCYPC; this is encoded by the coding sequence ATGGCCTGCTACGACCTCTGCCGCCCCTGCGGACCCACCCCGCTGGctaacagctgcaacgagccctgtgtcaggcagtgcgagGACTCCCGCGTCGTCATCCAGCCTCCCGCCGTGCTggtcaccctgccaggacccatcctcagctccttcccccagagcaCCGCCGTCGGCTCCTCCTCATCGGCTGCCGTGGGCAACATCCTcggctcccagggagtgccCGTCTCCTCTGGCCGCTTCGGCTACGGCTACGGctttggaggcctgggctgctacGGCGGCGGAAGGGGCTGCTACCCCTGCTAa
- the LOC135312238 gene encoding feather keratin 1-like produces the protein MACYDLCRPCGPTPLANSCNEPCVRQCEDSRVVIQPPAVLVTLPGPILSSFPQNTAVGSSSSAAVGNVLGSQGVPVSSGRFGYGYGFGGLGCYGGGRGCYPC, from the coding sequence ATGGCCTGCTACGACCTCTGCCGCCCCTGCGGACCCACCCCGCTGGctaacagctgcaacgagccctgtgtcaggcagtgcgagGACTCCCGCGTCGTCATCCAGCCTCCCGCCGTGCTggtcaccctgccaggacccatcctcagctccttcccacagaacaccgCCGTCGGATCCTCCTCTTCGGCTGCCGTGGGCAACGTCCTcggctcccagggagtgccCGTCTCTTCCGGCCGCTTCGGCTACGGCTACGGctttggaggcctgggctgctacGGCGGCGGAAGGGGCTGCTACCCCTGCTAa
- the LOC135312239 gene encoding feather keratin 1-like, with translation MACYDLCRPCGPTPLANSCNEPCVRQCEDSRVVIQPPAVLVTLPGPILSSFPQSTAVGSSSSAAVGNVLGSQGVPVSSGGFGYGYGFGGLGCYGGGRGCYPC, from the coding sequence ATGGCCTGCTACGACCTCTGCCGCCCCTGCGGACCCACCCCGCTGGctaacagctgcaacgagccctgtgtcaggcagtgcgagGACTCCCGCGTCGTCATCCAGCCTCCCGCCGTGCTggtcaccctgccaggacccatcctcagctccttcccccagagcaCCGCCGTCGGCTCCTCCTCATCGGCTGCCGTGGGCAACGTCCTcggctcccagggagtgccCGTCTCCTCCGGTGGATTTGGCTATGGCTACGGctttggaggcctgggctgctacGGCGGCGGAAGGGGCTGCTACCCCTGCTAA